The stretch of DNA TTTTACTCAAGATTCTATTAGTCTTGTATTTAAAACATCCCAGGTTGGATGGTTAACCCATCCAGCCTaaccttgaacacttccaggaatggggcatccacagcttcactgggcagcctgttctagtgcttcaccaccctcacagtaaagaatttcttcctaacatctaatacaaacctgccttctttcagtttaGAACCATTgccccttatcctgtcactgCTTGTATGAAAACTCCCTTCATTTTACAAACCCCCTTAAGGTACTGAACCCCTTTTAGGCATCAGAAGGCCACAGTTAGATcttcccaaagccttctcttcttcaggctgaacaaccccagctgtctcagcctgtcttGGTAGAAGAGATGCTCTACCCCTATGATGATCTTCGcgtccctcctctggacccatTCAAACAGGTCCATGCCcttcttgtgctgaggagcccacaGCTGGACGCAGCACTCCAGGCAGGGTCTCAtgagggctgagcagagggagagaatcacttcccttgacctgctggccatgctgcttttgatgcagtcCAGGATTTGGCCGATTTTATGGGCTGCAATCACACACTGCCAGATCATGTCTGGCTTTTCATCCAACCCCCTACCCTGCTACAAAAGAGAAGCACCCCGCCAGCTCATGCTACTTTCTTAAACAGCACAGAGCTTTCTGCACCTCAGCCAACATTCTTACACTACTTTCTGCACCTTTACTCAGGGCTTTCTCCTAAGAATAGTTAACTCAGGCCATTAAGCTATTAAGTATTTGTGGGCACAGCACCACCCTAGGCTGTCTCTCATCCTGCACTAGACTGCGGGGCTCCCAGAAAATCACAGTACCCCACATGCCCCTTGCCACACTGATTCTCCAGAGCTTCCCATAAATACACCTAACTTGGGACTCCCTCATGCATATCCCTAACTCAGCCCTGGTGGGCAACACAAGTAATGAGGTGCAGGGTTGAAAATGAGAGCAGACAACAACAGAAATTCTGGacagcagacaaaaagaaaagtgatggAGGAAACTCACGCAGCTACAGGCTATACAGGATAACATACTGGGATGCCTGTTTCGTAACTGATGCAGACCAGGAAAAGAAACGTCAGTATTTCAGCACCTCTGGCACTACAAGGAGTGCAAATGCACCTAATATTATTTTGTACATGTCATCATCCCAATGTCAAAGCACTACTGATGTGCTGACAGTAGATGCAGATGCTCAAAAGATTTCTCCACAATACACATTTCTACAGAACAGTGGGAATTCCAACATCCAGCTTCAACCCTTAGTTTTTTCCTAGTAATACAACAGGCAGTTTGCAAACTATTGGTGATGTTACATGTAAAAAATACAGGTGCAACTAAAGAAACCTTGAGTCTTGCTCCAAACCTGGAATACCTAAACAAGTAATAAAAGATATTGATTATGTATGTTTTAAATGAAGCAGTGATGGCATTGACTTTCCTGGGAATAAAAAGACGAGAATTAAACAGCTGCTTACACAGTAACCCCAACTGTGAGTTAGTTCTCAAGTGAGCCACAATGTGAAATTGCGTGGAGATGATTCTATAATACAAGAATGATGATACTGTAATACAACAATATAACGACAAACTTGCTAATAAATTTGTGaaagaaggagaagcagaagtaGCTTTTCACCATGATGCAGCTTTCCCAATGGCTGTGGTGGCCTCAAGGTAATACACTCTGAAGTTGGAGACGTTTTCTTAGCTCTGCTGCACAAAAAGTGCCATTTTACCCTGTATGTACCACAGGGGACCTCTGTGGAAGAGTATCTGAGGATTCTGGATATGAAATTAAGGATTCTAAGGTGCAAGAACAAGATCAGTTTCTTAAATGAATGTCAGGAATGATTAGTCTTTATGCTGCCATCATTCAACTCTGGTGGCCTTATGGAAAGAAGtatatgtaaataataaaaaatataaatataaatacaaatataaatataaatataaataatatccTCATGGACTGAACTATGCATGATGCTGGCTTGCTTGGATGTTGAATATCCAGCTTCTGACAGCTATGCTACTTTTTAGTTTTCTGGAGGTGAGTGGCAATGCTCTCATGAAACAGTATCACATCCAGTTGTGGAAAATGACTTTATCCAAGTTTATCCAAGAAGAATACATCCCAAGAATTGACGCAATTACCAGCTCTGTTCAGAAGGGCACATTAATGTGTTTGAAGGATTTCATGAAGTACTATCTACAGATGAAGGAAATTCTGCTTCCAGTGGGcactctgctgccttccttttGGAGACTATAGATCAgtctggatttcttttccccaggaTGTTAGTGCTTTCAGACCTGGCTTCCTGTTTACATGGTAAGGCAGAATATATTCTGTATATAGaagaataagaagaaaatatttcatcaacTTGTTAATGTTTAATTCATGAACATGTTGGGCAGAAGAAATTTGTGTTTAATTTGCTGCAAATAGTTTAAAGTTATTCTTTGCATTGCCTCTTTGTAAGTTCTTGtatcaaaaatactttttttttaaaaaaataaaaatcccaaagccCACCCAGAGTACTGTGTGCAGCTGTGGAGCCCCCAACACCAAAAGAGGTGGACCTGTCggaacaagtccagagaaggacatTAAGACAATCacaggactggagcacctctcctattaagacagactgagagaagactgagagaattggggttcttcagcctggagaagagaaggctctgggaagaccttttagcagccttccagtacctgaagaggGCCTTTAAacaagctggagagggatttttaaCAAgaacatgtagtgacaggagaagggggaatggctttaaaataaaagacagtaggtttagataagctattaggaagaaattctttacggtgagggtgctgaggcactggaacaagttgttcaaagaggctgtggatgccccatccttagaaatgttcaaggccaggctggactgggctttgagcagcctggtctagtggaaggtgcccctgtcCATGGCAAGAGTGTTGGAACTTAATGACCTTTAAGGGCCTTTCCaattcaaaccattctatgattctaggatttttcaataattttgtCACCTGGATATTTATAGTAATCTATTTATACACTAAAAAGCTTGTCCTAGAGACctcaaaatagaaaaacatgGGTTATTGCTACTGATGAACTGTAGCAGAATATCATACTATGGTGAGTTATACAAAGCATGAGCACTGCTTTTAGTTAAGTGAAGATGgctaattaaaaagaagaaagaaagagattcTGTCCTTCTCCCATCTGACAAAAAAAGTATGTTCCTATTTAGTTCAGCAGTGATACATCTGTGCCAATCTTGTCAGGTTCTCACCATGCAGTCCCAGTGCGGTCACCAGAACACAACACCAATACCAGTTTGTTAGATCTGCCCAGGCCCCACCGAGCTGCTCAGTAAACTCAGTATCAGttgtttctttacaaaaaaCTACCTGCAAGATTAAGGAATCTTGGCCACGAAATGCAGCATgagtcagaaatattttgtggactaagaaataaaacaggccTTTTGAATAATACAAAGTAGCTGGTACCCTGGTAAGTTTACTGCCACTGTTCACAGCTGTACTATTACAGACCAATACCAGCTACATTTCTctgaatcatggaatgatttgtgGTGGTGGAAGGCACCTTTGGCAAGCACTtggcaccagccctgctcaAGGCAGGGTTGGTACTAAGTTAGGACAGCCAGGCAAATTTGCCCATCTTCAAGAGCAGAGGAATCCCCAGTCTGGGTGAATTGTTACAATGCATAACCACGGCTGTTCTGAAGACTTCTTCCCTGGTGCACCATTTGCTGCAACTTGTGCCCATTGCCCTacctctctggttttttttcagaaccaGTAAGCTTTTAGAAAATGATTCTAAAGAGTGCTGAATGCCTGTCATCTTCTTAAACTGACATCAGCACAGCATCTCACAGTCTTGCCTTTAAAACACACCTTCCAATTTTGTAAAACATAACTTACTTTCCAGGGGCTCCTTCTCTATACTGGACTCTTCTGTTTCATCAAACCGACCTACTGGTAACTTTGGTTTCTTAAGGGGCTGCTTAGCAGGTTCAGATCTTCCTCCTGGTttagagctggagctgctccgcAGGTGGCAAAGAAGTGATGACTCTATCAAGCAAACAGACACGAGTAGCATAAATGTGGGAGTTTAACACTGAGTAATGCTGTGACTGTCCAGAGcacctctgaaaaaaacctacTTCAGGAATGAGGGAGTGGaggacaggaaaacaaactctaaaaattatttaacattcAACTCATGAACACCTAAGAAATCAGCACAGATAATTATTTCTGGCCCTAGAAACATATGTAGGCAAAACTGTGTTAGTTGTATAACTCAGTTCACATAAACAGTATATTTTAAACTGCTTGAATTTATCTTTGCTGTTACATTCTTGTATTTTAGACTCCTAAACAGTAATTATGCTAGCATAGACCAGTACAGTCTGCTTTCCGGGAGAAATCCTAACCTCCCCCAAGAAACCTGCTGATTTCCAGGTCTTGGCtcatttccagcagctttttaGTCAGAAAAAGCTTCTGCTTTCCTaaaggaaagtttaaaaaaaataaaacattgttcCCTTAGTAACAGGTTTCCCAGAATGTCGGCAGAGGATAGCTGGGCTTCCCTTAGGATGGTAAAATAATTCAGCTGGTAgtcaaaagcaggaaaaacttTGAGTGTGTTTAAGTTCAATTATGTAACTGCATGCAAATGCTTTCattaaaagcattaatttttttcctttaaagtcCTACTAACATTTCAGTTAAAAAGCCAAATGTCCACAGTAAGCATAAACTATCCACTAAAACTATTTTGGCTATGGACACGTAGCTAAAGCAGCTCTCACATTTCTTATGAAGCAAGATTCAGAAATCCTCCCTGTACCAGCTGGGTGCAAAGTACCTGAAAGAACTATTATTCTACCTTCCTGAGGAGATTGAATCAGGAAGCCTTCTCAAGCACTGTCAACTTGTTAGTTgacatatatatgtaaatatataccAACTAACAACTCACCTGTATTCCCAGCatattcattcattttaaaataccacaTCTTTAATATCAAACCCTACAGCCACATAAACTGTATTATGTCCGCCATCTGCTGCCAATGCCCCAAAggagtaatatttttttttcctttaagcatGACATAACAAACTATTAACAGTAAAGGATCTAATCTGTTGCAAACATTGGGTCTTTCTATTCCTGCCAAGCTTCTTGTCATTCTTCAGTAAGCTAAAAGAAAAGCTAgctagaaaattaaattatagcTGGTATTCTAGTCCAATTCAAATAAAAGGTACTGGTACGAAATTGATTATCTCAGTCAAGAGAggcaaaatccattttctttgaTGGATTTACTTGATATTCTTGACCAAAATACACTCTTCTTGACAGAGAGGTGACAAAGGTTCAACActaaacatctctgaaaaagaCGAGACAAACTATCAACTTCATCAGTAAACCACATTCTACAAACTGCTCTTTGATTCTCTCCTCTTTCATATGCTGTTACAAAGCCCTCCcatttattaattatataaCTGAATTTGAAGTTGAAAATCCCAAGTCTCTAAAGCTGCTGGACTCCAATATCCCATCTTTTGAAGCAGCCCACAGACTGTGATTTATCATAACAAAGCTATCCATGTAGTGGGAGCTGGGCACACATTGGGATGCTCAGAGGACTAGAGCATCAGCTACATCCTGCCATGAACCTGACAGCCAAACAGAGCACAAACACCTAACAACAATTTTTTAACAGATCTTCCATTAACATACATAAGAGTATTTTATCAATAGCATCACAGAACCTCAGCTTTTGACGGAGAGAGAAGCACCCGACGAACGGCCCAAGCTGAGGCCTGTGGGACAGGCTCTGTTACCCAGTCTGCCTTACTTTAAACAAAGGACCTGAATCTCCTCAGGTGAAGGGCACGGACCAGTAACTTTCAGGACCACAGCACGTCTCCTCCAGCTATTCTCCAAACGTCAAACCACTGTTTAACATTTTACTGCCGTTAAGTATGCAGCAATGACAGGGCAAGAAAACCTCCGTAACAAAAGATTTGCCCGACAGCAGTAGGTTCGCAATACAGGGGAGAATATTAATACCGGGGGAGCGGTTGGAGGAAGGGATGGGAGGACGAACAGGGAAACCGTAATGAAGCGTGTGAGGAAAGCTGCGCAAGCCCACGGCCCCACGGCCGCCCGGCCGCCGCGGGCGGAGGAAGCGGGGCGTGTCACGCTCCTCATCCGCCGCCATCTTGGGGGCTGTCCAGCTCCCCCAGcgccggcggccccggccccgacCCCTCGCTCGTCACTCCCCGcgggagggagagcaggggagcCGGGGAGCCCCTCCGCGGCACAGCGCGGGCCCTCCCGCCTTCGCCCGCCTCTTACTCGCTGCTCCGGGCGCGCCGCGCAGCAGCCGCAGAGCCATGGCCAGAACGAAGGCGTGCGGggcgggcagcgccgccgcGCAGGCGCCCAAGGCGGCGGCGGCTCCAgccgggggcgggcggcgaACGCGGCCCCGGTCACGGTTGCAGCGGCGGCCTCGCAACTCCCACGTGCCCCCCGGGCTGCTCCCCGCCTCCGGTAAACAGAGCCACGGTCCCGATAAGGGCAGCTACGGGCTCACAGAGGTGCTCGAGAAATACGCTGTAACTCTTCTCTCCGCCCGTCGCCAAACCTGGAGCAAAGACGTGTTCTTTCTTTCATGCAGTGAAGAGTCTAGTGCTGCAAGAACCCGTTTTCTCCCCGGTGTGTAGTGCAgtccaggtttttttttaaaatttttttaataataaaaaaattgtacaCTTTTCAAATAATACACAAAGGCTGCTTAGGACATGAAGGAATGTTGGCTAATACCACAGTGATGCACAGACAGTGCTTGTGCTTTCACACGGCATCTTTCCAGGTTCTGAGTTTAACCAGTGATGTTGCTTTTAACACTCAGTATCCTAATCCTGGGATAAGTAACACCTGCGTTCATGGAGTGGCGCTCCAGTTAATTAGCTCCAGTTAATGTTTTGAATACGgcaagttttgctttttgtcacTCTTCAAATTTCTCCAGCTAACCTTGTTCTTacataaaacagaatttactCTGTCCACAGATACTaaactgcagaagaaactgGGAGATCTGAATCTAAAATATCACTTTGTGTTTACATCTGAAAGGTTTAAGTAAATCTTGGTAAATTATAGAGCAGCAGCACTCCCTGGAGTTTACTGTGCTATATCTGGCAATGCCTACACACTGAAAGTGATTAAATTTAACTGACTGCCTTACAAGTGACGTTTTCTCAATCACCTTTTTTAACACGGCTAATTAGACATTAGAGactgaaaataatggaaacCCTTTCCTTTATTCTAACAGCAAGATGCTGGGCCTCTAGATCAGAGTGAATAAAgattaatgcagaaaaaaatgttctgcccaaaagcagcaagaaaaaaacctaaatggATCTCACCAAAGTTCAAAAAGTTAGCATTTATGTGTTCAAtataataaaaacatgaaatccTTCCCTTAAAAAAACGTACCAAGTTGTCTGCAGACACCAAGCAATAGTAAGCTCTGCTCCTAAACCACTTCACACAATCCATGAAAAATCATACATGTATGCACACATCATACGCACATGCATACATGTCAAATTTCAAATGGTAAGAATGAAATAGCAATGAAAGATTAATGAGGTACTGTTTATCCACCTAAAAATTAACTGTCTTCAAAACATATTTCTAGTCTTTATTTATTGTActgctgtaaaaatgcaaaattcactTTTAACTTCTGAATTATTAATTTCTAGATCTTTTGGCTAAGGAGGTAATAAATCTTAACACTGGTAAAAACAAGTGTAGCATACACCACAGGAATTTTCTACTTTGTGATtgagtgttttctttccttgttcttcttcctctgtttaCTGATCATTTATCTCTCGCATTGCAGCTTGCCTCCTGAGATGACACAAACAATATTGTATTTAGCTTTGCTGTTCTACAAAGTGGGGAATAAAAGACTTAAAGCTGGCACGAAGCTTGCAGCAGGTCAGTTCAGATGAGCCCAATGTACTGGTCTTGGGGGCTATCTGGAAAGCACTAGaaccagcactgccctgggcaccaAGTGTACTGATATTGCCTAAATGCCCCCTCTGCCTCTGAGACCATATCAAGAACCTTGGTTATCTGAAGACCACACCTGGTCAGGGCTGGACAAATAAAACTGGCTTGGAAACAAGGTTGTTTCATGGTTACAGAGTAAGTTTTCCATCAATGTCAAATCTCTTGGCTCTGCTGCAAAACCTGGTGATTTCCAGTATAATGCAAGCTCTTTTTCCAAAGTAGTAGTAATTCCTAGATCTACAGGAACAGAAAGTTTAGTTTGTATTAAGGATTCAAACACAAcccaaggaattaatttatataCACAACATGGAAAGAGAAGTGCAGACACTATGTCATTTTATGCAGCAATCTAATAATATCACTGAGAGCTTTTTGAAATAACACTACCAGCCTACTGCCTTCAGGGAACAAGAGACTGACAGTTCTCAAAAGGAATGTTAAGACCTCAG from Corvus cornix cornix isolate S_Up_H32 chromosome 3, ASM73873v5, whole genome shotgun sequence encodes:
- the SDHAF4 gene encoding succinate dehydrogenase assembly factor 4, mitochondrial isoform X2 — protein: MALRLLRGAPGAAKSSLLCHLRSSSSSKPGGRSEPAKQPLKKPKLPVGRFDETEESSIEKEPLEKFPDGINPTTKERGGPRGPEPTRFGDWERKGRCIDF
- the SDHAF4 gene encoding succinate dehydrogenase assembly factor 4, mitochondrial isoform X1, producing MAADEERDTPRFLRPRRPGGRGAVGLRSFPHTLHYGFPVRPPIPSSNRSPESSLLCHLRSSSSSKPGGRSEPAKQPLKKPKLPVGRFDETEESSIEKEPLEKFPDGINPTTKERGGPRGPEPTRFGDWERKGRCIDF